CTTCATCCAGGCGGTTCAGACCTACAACATCTCGGTGCGTACCTTCCCCAACAACCTGACCGCGATGATGTTCGGCTACGAGAAGAAGGCCAGCTTCACGGTCGAGAACGAGGCGGCCATCAGCCAGCCGCCGGCGGTGGACTTCGGCGGCGGCAAGTAATGCGGGCGGATTCGCGCAGCGGGGGGCTGCGTGCATGGCTTCTGCTCGCGCTCGCGCTGCTGGCGTTTGCCGCCGGGGCGCAGACGCTCCAGCCCGTTCCCGCACTGCAGGCGCGGGTGACGGATCTGACCCGGACCCTGAGCGCCGGGCAGCGCCAGGCGCTCGAATTGCGCCTGAGCGCCCTGGAGCAGGAGAAGGGCAGCCAGATCGGGGTGCTCATCGTCTCCACCACCCGGCCCGAAGCCATCGAGCAATACGGCATTCGGGTCGTGGACGCCTGGAAGCTCGGGCGCAAGGGCGTCGATGATGGCGCCCTGCTGCTGGTGGCCAAGGACGACCACCGCGTGCGCATCGAGGTCGGGCGCGGGCTGGAAGGCGCCATTCCGGATGCCTACGCCAAGCGGATCATCGCCGAGCAGATCACGCCGTTGTTTCGGCAGGGGCAGTTCTACGAAGGAATCGATGCCGGTGTCGCGGCGCTGACCGGCCTGGTGAACGGCGAACCCCTGCCGGCGCCCCGGGGCGAGCGCCACGTGTCGCGGGGGTTCGACCTGGGCGACCTGCTGTTCACCACGCTGTTCGTGGCCATCGTCATCGGCCCGGTATTGCGGGCCATCTTCGGCCGCCTGTTCGGTGGGGGCGTGGCCGGCGTGCTCGGCGCCGGGTTCTGGTACGTGCAGACCAGCCTGCTGGGCATGGCCGGTGTCGGCGCGCTGGTGGCCGGGCTGATCGTCCTGCTCTCGGGCGGTCGGGGCGGGAGCGGGCCGTGGACCACGGGCTCCGGCCATGGTGGCGGTTTCGGCAGCCACAGCGGTGGCTGGTCGGGCGGCGGTGGGGGGTTCAGTGGCGGCGGCGGCGGTTTCAGTGGCGGCGGCGCCTCGGGGAGCTGGTGATGGATACGGCCCGTCTGATCCGGCATCTGCTCTTGCCC
The nucleotide sequence above comes from Nitrogeniibacter mangrovi. Encoded proteins:
- a CDS encoding TPM domain-containing protein, which produces MRADSRSGGLRAWLLLALALLAFAAGAQTLQPVPALQARVTDLTRTLSAGQRQALELRLSALEQEKGSQIGVLIVSTTRPEAIEQYGIRVVDAWKLGRKGVDDGALLLVAKDDHRVRIEVGRGLEGAIPDAYAKRIIAEQITPLFRQGQFYEGIDAGVAALTGLVNGEPLPAPRGERHVSRGFDLGDLLFTTLFVAIVIGPVLRAIFGRLFGGGVAGVLGAGFWYVQTSLLGMAGVGALVAGLIVLLSGGRGGSGPWTTGSGHGGGFGSHSGGWSGGGGGFSGGGGGFSGGGASGSW